The nucleotide window AATGCGCATCCCTGTTGCATATAGCAGCTCTAACATCGCCACATCGCGAATGCCTTGAGGCTTTGAGCAGTCTGGGGCTGCGATTAATGCATCGATTTCTTGAATCGATAAAACCTTCGGCAGCTTTTGCTCTAATTGTGGCATTTCTAAATGCACAGTTGGATCGGTTGTCGTTATCTTTTCCCGTAATAAAAACTGATGAAACGAACGAATCGAGGAAATATGGCGCGCGATTGTACGCGGTGTTTTTCCTGCTGCACGCAACGCCTCTAAATGTAATAAAATCGTTGCACGTGTTACCTCATTAAAGGATGGTAGCTGCTGTGCCTCTACAAATGCTGCGTAGCTCGCTAAATCGCGCTCATAGGAAACGAGCGTATTATCAGAAAGCTGGCGCTCGACACGAATAAAATGAATATAATCTGAAATGGCATCCTGCAATACATTCATACTGAAAAGTTCTCCTTTCTAGCAGAAATGAAAAACGAGTAGCTTATATGCTACCCGCTTTACTCTTTTGAATCCTCATCGCCATGACATCGCCAACAAATTCCATGAAACGTTAGTCGATGGTCTTTAATGATAAAATTCCAACGTTTTTCTACTACTGCTTCTACATCTTCTAATAAATCTTCTTGAATTTCATCAACTGCACCACATTCTATGCAAACTAAATGATGGTGGAAATGAGCAGCACCTTCTTGTCTAAGGTCATAACGAGATACACCGTCACCGAAATTAATTTTATCGACAATTTTCAGCTCCGTTAATAATTCTAACGTACGGTATACAGTTGCTAAGCCTATTTCAGGCGCTTTATCCTTTACTAGCAAAAAAACATCTTCTGCGCTTAAATGATCTTCCTCATGTTCAAGCAGAACGGCCACTGTCGCTTCACGCTGTGGCGTCAACTTATAGCTAGCACTATGCAGTTGTTTTTTTATACGATCAATACGGCTCTCCATGTGACGCCCTCCTAAACTCTTTTCATTATACCAAATGAGCGAAAGAGCTGACAAGTTAATGATTTTTAAAGAGACTTTTTCAAGTATATTTGAAAAAATCCCGACACAATTATACTACATATTGCTTTCTCTACTAAATCTATTTAAAAACATAGGATATAACGAGCATTTCCAGCAATGCAATTACACCAAATAATAGTATAATTGCCCCCATTCGTCTATATGTCGCATTACCCTTCTTTGCAAATCGCATCGGTCTTTTCGTTGAAATACTTAAACAAATCATTAGTAATAGTACACAATAAACAAATTGAAAAGGAAACCACCATATGCCATATGCAAGCAAGGATTGCTGCTGTGTTAACAAATACATCGAGCTAAATCCTAAAAACGTTGCTCGCAGTGCAATTAACCATTTTGCTACAAATGCACAAAACGGATGTGTCGCAAATAATAAAACAATCGCTATTGCAAAAGCAACGGGCAAAATTGTTTGAATGATACTCGGCTCTTGTTGCTGTAAAATACGTCCGTCCATCAATTGAATAAGTGCAATTGCCTGCTCTAAGTCAAATAAATAGAAGCAAGCAACGCCGCTTAGAAATCCGACGACAATCATACTTGTTAATTGTATTATAATGCTTGTCCGCAAATTTCAGCCTCCTTTTACAACCAACTTATGCTAGTCCAAGGCTGATATGCGAATTATTTTTGATTTTTCCACCACATCACAGCGTACGCTGTTTTCGCATCATAAATGGCGCCGCTCGCCATCATTGCTTCCGCTTCCTGCAAGGTGATTTCCATTAATTCAACAAATTCATCATCGTCAAGTGCTGCTTTTTCCTGCACTGGTGTTAGTCCGCGTGCAATGAATAAATGGATTACTTCATCAGCAAAGCCTGGTGAAGTCGCAAATGTTTGTAAATATGTAAGCTCCTTACAAGCATAGCCAGTTTCCTCTTCCAGCTCTCTACGTGCTGTTGCTGCGGGCTGTTCTTCTGGCTCTAATTTCCCTGCTGGAATTTCAACAATTGAGCGCTCTAGCGCCTTGCGGTATTGCTCAACAACAACTAATTTTCCTTCAGCAGTAAATGCGATAACCGCCACTGCCCCAGGATGATTAACAATTTCTCGCTTTGCTGTTGCACCATTAGGT belongs to Lysinibacillus louembei and includes:
- the xerD gene encoding site-specific tyrosine recombinase XerD — its product is MNVLQDAISDYIHFIRVERQLSDNTLVSYERDLASYAAFVEAQQLPSFNEVTRATILLHLEALRAAGKTPRTIARHISSIRSFHQFLLREKITTTDPTVHLEMPQLEQKLPKVLSIQEIDALIAAPDCSKPQGIRDVAMLELLYATGMRISELIELDINDIHLTMGFVRVFGKGGKERIIPLGRGAIEACENYLGRARYDLQGKYPKTDALFINRRGKRLTRQGCWKLLKEHAQTAKIQHELTPHVLRHSFATHLIENGADLRAVQEMLGHSDISTTQIYTHVSKTRLSEVYKQFHPRA
- the fur gene encoding ferric iron uptake transcriptional regulator — its product is MESRIDRIKKQLHSASYKLTPQREATVAVLLEHEEDHLSAEDVFLLVKDKAPEIGLATVYRTLELLTELKIVDKINFGDGVSRYDLRQEGAAHFHHHLVCIECGAVDEIQEDLLEDVEAVVEKRWNFIIKDHRLTFHGICWRCHGDEDSKE
- a CDS encoding NUDIX hydrolase, with amino-acid sequence MKKFEEKTVMSQPIFQGRVISLKVDDVQLPNGATAKREIVNHPGAVAVIAFTAEGKLVVVEQYRKALERSIVEIPAGKLEPEEQPAATARRELEEETGYACKELTYLQTFATSPGFADEVIHLFIARGLTPVQEKAALDDDEFVELMEITLQEAEAMMASGAIYDAKTAYAVMWWKNQK